From the Fusobacterium ulcerans ATCC 49185 genome, the window ATCTTGAAATAGCTGGAGAATATCAAATTGAACTTTTCTCTTTTCCAGCCCCTCCTGAAAGAATAACTTCACCAGAAGCTAGGGGATTAAGACATCTTGCTTTTGAGGTAGATGATATTGAAAATTCTGTAAAATATCTAAATGAAAAAAATATAGTTACTGAACCTATAAAAACAGATGAAATAACTGGTAAAAAATATACTTTTTTTAGAGATCCTGATAATCTTCCTTTAGAAATTTGTGAAAAATAACTTTAAATTTTTCTTTTTTTTTGGTATACTCATAGTTAAAATTAAGGAGATGATAGTTATGAGCGTTGAAAGTGTAAAAAAATTTTTTGAAGACAACAATCTTCCCTTAAAAGTTGAAGAAACAGAAGGAGATACTGCAACTGTAAAGACTGCTGCTGCAACTTGGGGAGTGGAAGAAGATCAAATTGCTAAAACAATGGGATACAAATTAAAAAGTGGAGAGTATATCCTTATTCTTACCAAAGGTGGAGCAAGACTTGACAACAGAAAATTTAAGGATAAATTTAAAGAAAAAGCTACTATGATTCCTCATGATGAAGTACTGGAAGCTACTGGTCATCCTATTGGAGGAGTTTGTCCATTTGGATTAAAAAGACCTTTAAAAGTCTATCTTGATAAGACTTTAAAAGAATTTGAAATAGTTTATCCTGCTGGAGGTTCTGATCATTCTGCTGTTAAAGTTCCTGTTGATATGTTGGAAAGTATAACTCAAGGAGAATGGGTAGATGTATGCAAGGACCCTGTTCCTGCTGAACAATAAAATAAAGATTTAAAGTCTAAACAGATAAAAATTTTAAATAATATAAAATTTTTAAACAGCTGAAGTTCTATATTCCATAGAGCTAAAGCTGTTTATTTTTTTACCAGCTTTCTTTAAATTATAAAATTTTACATAATTTCTATTTTTAAAATTCTTTTTTATTCTTTGCTGTAATTCTTTTCTATTTACTATATTTTTTAATTCATAGAAATAAAAAATAAAAAAATCTTGACCTAAAGTTAACTCTAGGTGCTAAACTATTATTAATAGGAGGTAATAATATGACAATTGCAGAGGTAAGTAAAAAATTTGAATTGACTATTGATACATTGCGTTATTATGAACGTATAGGTTTAATTCCTTCAGTTCCACGAACAAAGGGAGGAATCCGTGATTATGGTGAAAATGAATGCAACTGGATAGAATTTATCAAATGTATGAGAGGTGCTGGACTTCCTGTTGAAGCATTAATCGAATATGTTGGACTATTTCAACAAGGTGAAAAAACTATAGAAGCTCGTAAAGAAATTTTAACTGAACAGAGAAAACTACTGGCTGGAAGAATAGATGAAATGAAGCAAACACTTAATAGACTTGATTACAAAATTGAAATTTATGAGAAATGCGTTGTAAAAAATGAAAAAAATCTCAGAAAAAAAGATAGTTAAGCAATTAGAATGAAAATAAATACAGAAAACTTATCAAAATATAAATTGATTTTTAATAATAAGTCTAAGATTTATAAAAATGAAAAGTTTGTTTTTTATATACTAAAAAAGGGGCTGTTGCAAATTTAAAATAGCCCCTTTCACTTTGTAACCTTTAGAACTTATACCCTAATCCTGCTCCTACTATCCATTCCCCTTTAGCCTTGTTTTTTCCTGCTCCGTTATGTGAATCTCTTTCTACTGCATAAGTTCCCTTTACATCAAATAGTACTCCATTTTCAAGTTCAATAGCATATTTTGCATTTAGTCCTATACTATGTTCATTTTTATGAGCAACCAGTATATCAAAGTCCCTTCCACCTTTAAATCTTCCTGTGATAAACTCCTCATCTGCTCCATCAAGTATTCTTGTGTAGCTTACTCCTGCTGAAAGTGTACTTTTTCCTTTTTCATGAGGTATAACTTTCTTCAAGTCTAACCCTACTTTTCCTACTGTATAGTCAAATGATTTTGAATCTGTTTCTATTGCTAGAGTTTGATTTCCTTCATCTGCACCATCTTGATCTATATATGTATATGACAATGTTCCATAAGGTTCTAGGAATAGATTTTCTCCAATATTAAGTGAATATCTTCCATTCAAATAAATATCATATGTCATATCATTGTAATTATCTGAATATTTCATTACTGATTTTGTTTCATCAAAAGCCACTTTATTTATTATCATCCTGTCTGCGTCATAATCTCCGTACTGGAATCCTGTTCCTGCTGTTACTTTTAGATTTCCAATATACTTTTTAGCATATGCTCCAAGATACAATGCGCTTCCATCTACTTTCGATCCATTAGACAAGTCAGATTTTAATTTATTTCCTCCAATTACTACTCCAGAAGTTAGTGTATCAGATACTCCATACTCTCCAAGCATATATGCTCCAGTGATTTTTGTATCTGCGTCCATATCTGAACTTCCTATGTCATATGTGTAATATCCTTTTCCATAATATGTATCTTTTGTTCCACCATCTACATGAGTAAGTCCACCATAAATCATCCATTTATTTGCTTCTGGTTTGAAAATATTTTCAGTAACTATATCTCTGAACATTCCAGCAGATTTTCTTGATAACTCACTAGAATATGAATATGGATTTCCTGCATAGATATCATTTAAGTATCCTATGAATGTTGATAATCTCTCATCATCATCTACAATAAAATTTCCTAATCCATCTACTGAAAGTATTCCATGATATATTTTATTAAGCTGTTTGTATTTAAATATTTCTGGTATAATCCATCTGGCAACAACCTTTACTTCATTATTTGCTCCATCTATACTTTCTATAGTATGAAGTTTTGATGTAGTATCAAAATTTCCTCTACTTCCTGTTATTAAGCTGTTATCTAACTTAGTACCCCCAAAACTTATTATACTTTCATTTCCTGCTCCATTGACAGCAAGCAGAAGTTTTCCTCCAGTTTCAGATTTTATTATTCCTGTATTTCCATACAGTGCATGACCTACAATCTTACTTGCATCCCCTAAAGTACCTAACTTACTTATATCTATTCTTAAAGTAAGTATCCCATCTGCTCCTATTGTTATATTTTCTGCATCTGTTACTGTTAAATCTCCCACACTTCCATCATCTTTAACAGTTTTTTCAAATAGAGTTACATTTGTATTTGTATTCATATTTTCAAATCCTGATATGTTATGATAAATATTTATTCCACCATTAGCTGCATCTCTTGTTATTGGTGAATCAAAATTAAGAGTGTCTCTTCCCATTCCACCATTAAGAGTTCCATTGATAATGCTTTCCGCTTCTACTGTAAGGATATCATCATTATCTCCCATATTTGTGTTACCATTAATTGTTGCTCCACTGCCAATAACAAAGATATCATTTCCATTTTCCATACTTATATTTCCATTAACTATATTTCCACTTTGCAACGTTAAAGTATCTTCATTATCACTTCCTGTTACAGTATCACTTATTCCATCTGCTCCACCATTTACTATTGTTCCTGTTAAAGTAAGTATTCCTCCAGCTGTATCAAATTTTACTGCTGTTTCATAAGCATTGATTACTGAATTATTAAATTTATTATCTCCTATTGATACAAGCAATGTATCTGTTATTCCATTTAAAATATATTTCTTATCTAAAGAAACATTTTCTGTTTGAGGATTTCCAATAGAATCATTATATGTTAATCCTCCATTTTCAAGCTCTAGACTTTCAGTCCCTGTTATCTTGTCTTTATTCGTTCCTTCTGCTTTTGTATTTATTACTGTATATCTATTTATTTCAGTAGTTGTTCCAAATTTTCCATAATCAGTATCATCTTTTGCTGTATAATTTCCACTATATCCTTTAAACATCAATCCATAATTATTTAATGTTTGTGTTCCATAAAGGCTTATAACCGCTGACGTTTGTGCTGCTAATATTCCATAGTTATTTAAAGATGTTATTGTTGCATTATCATTATCTACAGCAAATTTTTTCCCATAAATAACTCCTGTATTTGTCATAGTTTCCAGAGTTCCCCTAGCTCTATTAGCAATTCCAAAACCATCACTTCCTCCTGTTCCTGTTATTAAACCATTATTTACTATTGAACCACTTGTTCCTCCCAGTCCTCCAATTAAAATCCCCCAACCTTTTTCACTTCCTGTTCCTTTTATTAACCCAGAATTTGTTAAGACTTCCATATTGGCATTTATATAAGCAACTCCAATTCCATCACTTCCTGAAGTTACTCCTGCTATTAAACCAGTATTTGTTAAGTTAGCTAGAGAAGCTGGAGAAATTGGGATATTTAGAGTACGAATTCCATACCCTCCTGTTTGTCCTGTCCCCATTATCGAACCAGTGTTAGTCAAAGTTTCCACAGCACTAAAATTATAAATTCCAGCACTACCTCCAGCTGATGCAGCAATTAAGCCATTATTCGTTATAGTTTCTACATTACTGGAATTATAAATATAAATTCCACTGCTTTCTCTAACAACATTACTTATATCTGCTCCCATTATTAAACTATTATTTATAACTCCACCTAAATCACCACTCAATTTTAAGGCACAACTTGCATTCCTTGCATATCCATCTGTTGTTATATTAATTCCAGTTGATAATAATGTCATATTATTTATATAAGTTTTAGTATCTGCATTCCAAATATTTTCATCATCATATGGATGTTCCTCATTCCAGTTTCCCCCAGTTCCTTCAGCATCAGTAGTAGCTACTGTATTAAATTTTACTGTTTCTCCATTTTCTTTTATCCACAGATATTTATCTGCTCCCATTACTGCTGTACATGATAAAAGCATTCCCACTACTGTCCCTATCGTTATATTTCTTCCCGTTTTTTTATTCCCACTTTTTATTGATTTCATAATTTTTTCTATCATTTTCCCCTCCATGAAATTTAATTCTATTTTTTAAAAAAATACTGTATAATTTTCTCAAATCCATATAAAAACTTCATAATCATATTCAATAAATGTTC encodes:
- a CDS encoding MerR family transcriptional regulator, producing the protein MTIAEVSKKFELTIDTLRYYERIGLIPSVPRTKGGIRDYGENECNWIEFIKCMRGAGLPVEALIEYVGLFQQGEKTIEARKEILTEQRKLLAGRIDEMKQTLNRLDYKIEIYEKCVVKNEKNLRKKDS
- a CDS encoding YbaK/EbsC family protein, with translation MSVESVKKFFEDNNLPLKVEETEGDTATVKTAAATWGVEEDQIAKTMGYKLKSGEYILILTKGGARLDNRKFKDKFKEKATMIPHDEVLEATGHPIGGVCPFGLKRPLKVYLDKTLKEFEIVYPAGGSDHSAVKVPVDMLESITQGEWVDVCKDPVPAEQ
- a CDS encoding VOC family protein is translated as MLINKIHHIAIICSNYKKSKDFYVNILGFKILNETYRSERKSYKLDLEIAGEYQIELFSFPAPPERITSPEARGLRHLAFEVDDIENSVKYLNEKNIVTEPIKTDEITGKKYTFFRDPDNLPLEICEK
- a CDS encoding autotransporter outer membrane beta-barrel domain-containing protein produces the protein MIEKIMKSIKSGNKKTGRNITIGTVVGMLLSCTAVMGADKYLWIKENGETVKFNTVATTDAEGTGGNWNEEHPYDDENIWNADTKTYINNMTLLSTGINITTDGYARNASCALKLSGDLGGVINNSLIMGADISNVVRESSGIYIYNSSNVETITNNGLIAASAGGSAGIYNFSAVETLTNTGSIMGTGQTGGYGIRTLNIPISPASLANLTNTGLIAGVTSGSDGIGVAYINANMEVLTNSGLIKGTGSEKGWGILIGGLGGTSGSIVNNGLITGTGGSDGFGIANRARGTLETMTNTGVIYGKKFAVDNDNATITSLNNYGILAAQTSAVISLYGTQTLNNYGLMFKGYSGNYTAKDDTDYGKFGTTTEINRYTVINTKAEGTNKDKITGTESLELENGGLTYNDSIGNPQTENVSLDKKYILNGITDTLLVSIGDNKFNNSVINAYETAVKFDTAGGILTLTGTIVNGGADGISDTVTGSDNEDTLTLQSGNIVNGNISMENGNDIFVIGSGATINGNTNMGDNDDILTVEAESIINGTLNGGMGRDTLNFDSPITRDAANGGINIYHNISGFENMNTNTNVTLFEKTVKDDGSVGDLTVTDAENITIGADGILTLRIDISKLGTLGDASKIVGHALYGNTGIIKSETGGKLLLAVNGAGNESIISFGGTKLDNSLITGSRGNFDTTSKLHTIESIDGANNEVKVVARWIIPEIFKYKQLNKIYHGILSVDGLGNFIVDDDERLSTFIGYLNDIYAGNPYSYSSELSRKSAGMFRDIVTENIFKPEANKWMIYGGLTHVDGGTKDTYYGKGYYTYDIGSSDMDADTKITGAYMLGEYGVSDTLTSGVVIGGNKLKSDLSNGSKVDGSALYLGAYAKKYIGNLKVTAGTGFQYGDYDADRMIINKVAFDETKSVMKYSDNYNDMTYDIYLNGRYSLNIGENLFLEPYGTLSYTYIDQDGADEGNQTLAIETDSKSFDYTVGKVGLDLKKVIPHEKGKSTLSAGVSYTRILDGADEEFITGRFKGGRDFDILVAHKNEHSIGLNAKYAIELENGVLFDVKGTYAVERDSHNGAGKNKAKGEWIVGAGLGYKF